A genome region from Fervidicoccaceae archaeon includes the following:
- a CDS encoding ribbon-helix-helix protein, CopG family — protein sequence MKRTITVRLSEELLELLDELVTVGIFRSRSEAVAAAVEELVEKVLLAVPRR from the coding sequence TTGAAGAGGACCATCACCGTGAGGCTCTCGGAGGAGCTCTTAGAGCTCCTTGACGAGCTCGTCACGGTTGGGATCTTCAGGAGCAGAAGCGAGGCTGTCGCGGCGGCCGTGGAAGAGCTCGTCGAGAAGGTGCTTCTGGCCGTCCCGAGGCGATGA
- a CDS encoding zinc ribbon domain-containing protein, with product MYDAELGAKSKVELAVAESWSAELVRTLGWRVAGDLVLYLYKHALIHGEGEKALWEAVEPKTGSVVLRGEALHCPAHVLDSLNELEQGGTKRRFERIMPSLVSAGLVAETPTFRLLVCPKCGSSYVGPRLYCPSCSSDEIKPTRLVQHVACGYVDVVDRFPVAPEGKRVCPRCNILVTNPETQLRVLGKLFLCESCNVTFKTPILKLICMNAEALAHRVNYEFDPLDGEVRVLKSYRLSSRQLSEPTLVEEVFAEALKRYVEERGLGLRLHAGKAIALSDEVHRIFKLTPFSMVIVNQVSKINVALDLGRGNDVTPYVMKTAYVSGTEGHYVLIITPQLEVGRTLMEEELAHSSKNNVLVLKLMDETFESLAEKITEFVLSAT from the coding sequence ATGTACGACGCCGAGCTGGGGGCAAAGAGTAAAGTCGAGCTGGCGGTGGCCGAGAGCTGGAGCGCGGAGCTCGTACGCACTCTAGGCTGGAGGGTCGCGGGCGACCTAGTGCTATACCTCTATAAACACGCCCTGATCCACGGCGAAGGCGAGAAGGCTCTGTGGGAGGCCGTGGAGCCCAAGACGGGGTCGGTGGTACTGCGAGGGGAGGCGCTCCACTGCCCAGCTCACGTGCTCGACTCACTCAATGAGCTCGAGCAAGGAGGGACGAAGAGGCGCTTCGAGAGGATAATGCCGAGCCTCGTGAGCGCGGGACTCGTCGCCGAGACGCCAACGTTCAGGCTCCTCGTCTGCCCCAAGTGCGGTTCCTCCTACGTAGGCCCGAGGCTCTATTGCCCTAGCTGCTCGTCGGATGAGATCAAGCCGACCAGGCTCGTCCAACACGTCGCCTGCGGCTATGTAGATGTCGTCGATAGATTCCCGGTCGCCCCAGAGGGCAAGAGGGTGTGCCCTCGTTGCAACATACTCGTCACAAATCCCGAGACGCAGTTGAGAGTCCTCGGCAAGCTCTTCCTCTGTGAGAGCTGTAACGTCACGTTCAAGACTCCTATCCTAAAGTTGATTTGCATGAACGCCGAGGCTCTGGCTCACCGGGTCAACTACGAATTTGACCCACTCGATGGAGAGGTCAGAGTGCTGAAATCCTACAGGCTCTCGTCGCGACAGCTGAGCGAGCCCACGCTCGTGGAGGAGGTATTCGCTGAGGCTCTCAAGAGATACGTCGAGGAGCGCGGCCTAGGCCTCAGGCTTCACGCGGGCAAAGCCATAGCGCTGAGCGATGAGGTGCACCGCATCTTCAAGCTGACGCCTTTCTCTATGGTCATAGTCAATCAGGTCTCCAAGATCAACGTCGCTTTGGATTTGGGTCGAGGCAACGATGTGACGCCCTACGTAATGAAGACTGCCTACGTGAGCGGGACCGAGGGGCACTACGTGTTGATAATCACGCCTCAGCTAGAAGTCGGGAGAACGCTGATGGAAGAGGAGCTAGCCCATTCGAGTAAGAACAACGTCTTGGTCCTGAAGCTGATGGACGAAACCTTTGAGTCCCTCGCCGAAAAGATCACAGAATTCGTCCTCTCAGCGACGTGA
- a CDS encoding cren protein, with amino-acid sequence MEFTRVSSLSDIARAAAASIGVGQPVYLLRYKRRDGRHVVGMLAVLRDYYTLYGVPMLYYYECEPDDAKCAESNYVAFKLDESGERVELTNRSVPGYIMIPILNLELPPSFLLRGEEEEKKRPGPARRRRTSSTF; translated from the coding sequence TTGGAGTTTACCCGAGTTTCCTCGCTGTCCGATATAGCTCGAGCCGCCGCCGCGTCGATAGGCGTGGGTCAACCGGTTTACCTGTTGAGGTATAAGAGGAGAGATGGTCGCCACGTCGTTGGGATGCTAGCGGTCCTCAGAGACTATTATACGCTATACGGAGTCCCCATGCTCTACTACTACGAGTGCGAGCCGGACGACGCCAAGTGCGCGGAGAGCAACTACGTGGCTTTTAAGCTAGACGAATCCGGCGAGAGAGTCGAGCTCACGAATAGGAGCGTGCCCGGCTACATCATGATCCCGATACTCAATCTGGAGCTCCCGCCAAGCTTCCTCTTGCGAGGAGAGGAAGAGGAGAAAAAGAGGCCCGGACCCGCGCGACGTCGTAGAACGAGCTCAACGTTTTAA
- the cas4 gene encoding CRISPR-associated protein Cas4: MSSLDRSRLSILDLLYERKRAEFAERLSELRDESVIYVVELAGCPKKREFRVRFPELTFRFDPQLILGDVAHAGLEHLLSSVGFEVEKEVSERVEVDGRVYVVKGRVDAMFEDRIVEIKTGRPGQRLPQEHHVLQLKIYMALTGSRRGTLIYVTGDRLVEFEVEAESRPTLGELVLEHLRADKVPKWDWECRYCAFSRLCPRRLPE, encoded by the coding sequence ATGAGCTCTCTCGACCGCTCGAGGCTCTCCATCTTGGATCTGCTCTACGAGAGGAAGAGAGCTGAGTTCGCGGAGAGGCTGAGCGAGCTTAGAGACGAGTCTGTGATCTACGTGGTGGAGCTGGCGGGCTGTCCCAAGAAGAGAGAATTCCGCGTTAGGTTCCCCGAGCTGACGTTCAGATTCGACCCTCAGCTCATCTTGGGCGACGTGGCTCACGCGGGCCTAGAGCATCTGCTATCGTCCGTCGGCTTTGAGGTCGAGAAGGAGGTCAGCGAGAGAGTCGAGGTGGACGGCAGAGTCTACGTAGTCAAGGGCAGGGTAGATGCGATGTTCGAGGACAGGATCGTCGAGATAAAGACGGGTCGCCCGGGTCAGAGGTTGCCTCAAGAGCACCACGTGCTTCAACTGAAGATCTACATGGCGCTCACGGGCTCGAGGAGAGGAACTCTCATCTATGTAACCGGCGACAGGTTGGTGGAATTTGAGGTAGAGGCGGAGAGTCGCCCGACTCTCGGCGAGCTCGTCCTAGAGCACCTCAGAGCCGATAAGGTGCCCAAGTGGGATTGGGAGTGCAGGTACTGCGCCTTCTCCAGGCTCTGCCCGCGCAGACTCCCAGAGTAG
- the lysS gene encoding lysine--tRNA ligase, whose protein sequence is MRRSHHWTEELVAAVEERIGKLGLSHVVVNGGLSVSGLQHIGRLRGEVLVGEAVRRELRRRGYSVEQKIVLYTQDPWKGKPPQLAQFPRGEGSKYVGWPLSRVPDPCGCHEGWVQHFWEDFGAYLSRFSDGEIEVVTTTELYAGPLKALVLESLEKRSKLRAVLNKYRGRAPLPEDWSPFEPICGACGRIDSTRVLSVSGELVEYSCGACGYVGRTGVENGKLGWRIEWAAVWKALRIDFEPYGRDHATPGGSRDSCSEISRLVFDYEPPAGIPYEWVSYKRGGAEEDMSSSEFVGLTPKQWDEVAHPEVLRYLYYGTHPRRRIVIDLERMPAYYEDFYSAERLYYALGEGKVSALSPDDELKVSSYELSMLPKPPSEMLPQVSYLTMALLVQSLPSYWTPEQVVERLRASGLLAGDLSDEGLRRVLGLARRAEAWVKLYAPSHVRYKLLEELPPSLTEKLRYRGLLVELGRRLEALSEWRSEAIKRVMIEVTAHLSDEERARFYEEFYMVFVGDVKGPRAAPLVEALGRDVVCKRLTRELSGKD, encoded by the coding sequence GTGAGGCGCTCCCACCACTGGACCGAGGAGCTGGTCGCGGCGGTCGAGGAGAGAATCGGGAAGCTCGGCCTCTCGCACGTAGTAGTGAACGGCGGCCTCTCCGTCTCGGGTCTCCAACATATAGGAAGACTGCGCGGCGAGGTCCTCGTGGGGGAGGCCGTGAGAAGAGAGCTGAGACGCCGAGGGTACTCCGTGGAGCAGAAGATAGTCCTCTACACTCAGGACCCATGGAAGGGGAAGCCGCCTCAGTTAGCCCAATTCCCGCGCGGCGAGGGCTCCAAGTACGTCGGTTGGCCCCTCTCCAGGGTCCCCGACCCTTGCGGCTGCCACGAGGGTTGGGTCCAGCACTTCTGGGAGGACTTCGGGGCTTATCTCTCGAGATTCTCGGACGGAGAAATAGAGGTCGTGACGACCACGGAGCTCTATGCGGGCCCTCTCAAGGCGCTGGTCCTCGAGAGCCTCGAGAAGAGATCAAAGCTCAGAGCCGTCCTCAATAAGTACAGAGGCAGAGCTCCTCTGCCCGAGGACTGGAGCCCCTTCGAGCCGATATGCGGAGCCTGCGGTAGAATAGACTCGACGAGAGTCCTCTCGGTTTCCGGCGAGCTCGTCGAATACTCCTGCGGAGCCTGCGGGTACGTTGGGAGGACCGGCGTGGAGAACGGGAAGCTCGGCTGGAGAATCGAGTGGGCCGCTGTGTGGAAGGCTCTGCGCATAGACTTCGAGCCTTACGGGCGAGATCACGCGACTCCCGGGGGCAGCAGAGATAGCTGCTCCGAGATATCGCGCCTCGTCTTCGACTACGAGCCCCCGGCCGGGATCCCGTACGAGTGGGTCTCGTACAAGCGCGGCGGAGCCGAAGAGGACATGTCGAGCAGCGAGTTCGTTGGGCTGACGCCCAAGCAGTGGGACGAGGTGGCTCACCCGGAGGTCCTGAGATACTTGTACTATGGCACGCACCCGAGAAGGAGGATCGTGATAGATCTAGAGAGGATGCCCGCGTATTACGAGGACTTCTACTCGGCGGAGAGGCTCTATTACGCGTTGGGGGAGGGGAAAGTGAGCGCGTTGAGTCCCGACGACGAGCTCAAGGTCTCCTCCTACGAGCTCAGCATGTTGCCGAAACCGCCGAGCGAGATGCTCCCGCAGGTCTCCTACCTCACCATGGCTCTCTTGGTGCAATCTCTCCCGAGCTATTGGACGCCGGAGCAGGTCGTGGAGAGATTGAGAGCGTCAGGCCTCCTAGCGGGCGACCTGAGCGATGAGGGGCTCAGGAGGGTCCTCGGGCTGGCGAGGAGAGCGGAGGCCTGGGTCAAGCTCTACGCGCCAAGCCACGTGAGGTACAAGCTGCTGGAGGAGCTCCCGCCGAGTCTGACGGAGAAGCTCAGGTATCGAGGCCTCCTCGTGGAGCTCGGCAGGAGGCTCGAGGCGCTAAGCGAGTGGAGGAGCGAGGCGATCAAGAGAGTGATGATAGAGGTCACGGCCCACTTATCTGACGAGGAGCGCGCGAGATTCTACGAGGAGTTCTACATGGTATTCGTGGGCGACGTCAAGGGCCCGAGAGCGGCGCCGCTGGTCGAGGCCCTCGGGCGAGACGTCGTGTGCAAGAGACTGACGCGAGAGCTCTCGGGAAAAGATTAA
- a CDS encoding MFS transporter translates to MSREASSSAAPADSPGRDRARRPQRLESRVNLATILFFVGLQASGPYVAQFAVALGASEAQVALLGPAIAATALGLRLLTGALLDRGLAAHALVAGAALACVSQALLVSANGLGEIYASRALQGLGLALFMPTTMYVAAMSGESAARAIAWRSAAVGFSMALGPAIGGYVVASRGYRAAFAVSLAIVLASLSLCATMLSRLETLSGRAGADLERRAQHSALSRLLTPRFLVPTTVVLLHSMSFNSMTLFLPALHKLRGIDPHVTGGFFVVFALATLPPRVLMGVSRRRVDERATGILGLTLSLLGALLTAADPLSRRLTAYAAIAGLGMGFVVPSLQSLALLGVEPRVRGLASGVYTAMFDVGSLAGPPLFVAMSRDYSRAIEVSALFYVVPLALFASSARKIGR, encoded by the coding sequence ATGTCAAGGGAAGCCTCGAGCTCCGCCGCTCCGGCGGATAGCCCTGGTCGCGATCGAGCAAGACGTCCTCAACGACTAGAGTCTCGAGTCAATCTAGCCACGATCCTCTTCTTCGTAGGCCTCCAGGCCTCCGGCCCCTACGTGGCTCAATTCGCCGTCGCTCTGGGAGCCTCCGAGGCGCAGGTCGCTCTACTGGGCCCCGCCATAGCGGCCACGGCCCTGGGCCTCAGGCTCCTGACCGGGGCGCTCCTGGACCGGGGTCTAGCCGCCCACGCCTTAGTGGCTGGGGCGGCGCTCGCCTGCGTCTCTCAGGCCCTGCTGGTCTCTGCGAACGGTCTCGGGGAGATCTACGCGAGTAGGGCGCTTCAGGGCCTAGGCCTCGCTCTCTTCATGCCGACCACCATGTATGTCGCGGCCATGAGCGGCGAGTCAGCCGCCAGGGCCATAGCTTGGAGGTCCGCGGCCGTGGGCTTCTCCATGGCTCTGGGCCCGGCCATAGGGGGATACGTAGTGGCATCGCGAGGTTACAGGGCGGCCTTCGCCGTCTCTCTCGCCATCGTGCTCGCCTCTCTCTCCTTGTGCGCTACGATGCTCAGTCGGCTAGAGACTCTATCGGGTAGAGCCGGTGCGGATCTCGAGCGTCGAGCGCAACACTCCGCCCTCTCCAGGCTTTTAACGCCCCGCTTCCTCGTGCCGACAACGGTCGTGCTGCTGCACAGCATGTCGTTCAATTCGATGACGCTCTTCCTCCCGGCTCTCCACAAGCTGAGGGGAATCGACCCCCACGTCACGGGCGGCTTCTTCGTGGTCTTCGCGCTGGCCACGCTGCCCCCGCGCGTGCTCATGGGGGTATCGCGCCGACGCGTCGACGAGAGGGCGACGGGGATCCTGGGGCTGACGCTCTCGCTGCTCGGAGCCCTCCTGACGGCGGCGGACCCCCTCTCTAGACGCTTGACGGCTTACGCGGCCATAGCCGGGCTGGGGATGGGGTTCGTTGTCCCTTCTCTGCAGAGCCTCGCGCTCCTCGGCGTAGAGCCTCGCGTCAGGGGGCTGGCCTCGGGCGTTTACACGGCTATGTTCGACGTGGGAAGCCTCGCGGGGCCCCCTCTCTTCGTTGCGATGAGCCGCGATTACTCGAGAGCCATCGAAGTCTCGGCCCTGTTTTATGTGGTCCCCCTCGCCCTCTTCGCATCGAGCGCTAGGAAGATAGGAAGATAA
- the menC gene encoding o-succinylbenzoate synthase encodes MEIRRVGIHHVVMRLREPFETSFGKIVDRHCLIFEVEERSGEVGWGEAPVDDGPWYSYETVDTALSIAARFLVPELLRAEEVDGPLGFLRLARRVRGHRMAKAGIEMALWDLAARLEGRPLYRLLGGVRSRVECGISVGIIGDAAALLRSVLRYLERGYRRVKIKIKPGWDVEPVDLLRRELGHIPLQVDANAAYSLETSGPLLELDSRDLLMIEQPLHYDDLAEHAELQSKLRTPICLDESIKSLHDAKAALKLKSCRVINIKPARVGGLNEVRAIHDLAESFGVGVWIGGMLETGIGRAFLVASATLPNVRYPSDIGESSRYWYEDIVEPPWELRSDGTMEMPERSGIGVEVLEDRLRKHVKGSLELRRSGG; translated from the coding sequence GTGGAGATAAGGCGAGTTGGGATCCACCACGTCGTCATGAGGCTCAGAGAACCCTTCGAGACAAGCTTCGGCAAGATCGTCGACAGACACTGTCTGATCTTCGAGGTGGAGGAGAGAAGCGGGGAAGTCGGCTGGGGAGAGGCTCCAGTCGACGACGGGCCATGGTATAGCTACGAGACCGTGGACACCGCCCTAAGCATCGCGGCGCGCTTCTTGGTCCCGGAGCTATTGAGAGCAGAGGAAGTCGACGGGCCCCTAGGCTTCCTGAGGCTCGCGCGGAGAGTGCGCGGCCACAGAATGGCCAAGGCCGGCATAGAGATGGCTCTCTGGGATCTCGCTGCGAGGCTGGAGGGGAGGCCCCTCTATAGGCTGCTCGGGGGGGTCAGGAGCAGAGTGGAGTGCGGGATCAGCGTCGGCATCATCGGAGACGCCGCGGCTCTGCTGAGGTCCGTCCTAAGATACTTAGAACGCGGCTATAGGAGAGTGAAGATAAAGATCAAGCCGGGCTGGGACGTGGAGCCCGTAGACCTTCTCAGGAGAGAGCTCGGACACATACCTCTCCAGGTGGATGCCAACGCCGCTTACTCTCTCGAGACATCGGGGCCTCTCCTCGAGCTAGACTCGCGGGACCTGCTCATGATAGAGCAACCCCTGCACTACGACGATCTGGCCGAGCACGCTGAGCTTCAATCCAAGCTGAGGACCCCCATATGCCTCGACGAGAGCATCAAGAGCCTCCACGACGCTAAGGCCGCTCTCAAGTTGAAGAGTTGCAGGGTCATTAACATCAAGCCGGCCAGAGTCGGGGGGCTGAACGAGGTGAGGGCGATACACGACCTAGCGGAGTCGTTCGGTGTTGGGGTGTGGATAGGGGGGATGTTGGAGACCGGGATCGGCAGGGCCTTTCTCGTCGCATCGGCCACGCTCCCAAACGTTAGGTATCCCAGCGACATCGGCGAGAGCTCGAGGTATTGGTACGAGGACATAGTCGAGCCGCCTTGGGAGCTGAGGAGCGACGGAACCATGGAGATGCCCGAAAGAAGCGGCATAGGCGTCGAGGTCTTGGAAGATCGGCTGAGGAAGCATGTCAAGGGAAGCCTCGAGCTCCGCCGCTCCGGCGGATAG
- a CDS encoding branched-chain amino acid transaminase, whose protein sequence is MPTLVVDVVRWGSKIWFDGKLIEFNEAKIHVMTHSLHYGVGVFEGIRAYRLDDGSVGVFRLDDHLRRLEFSAKIYRLKLPYTLEQLREAVIAVVRESGFGDCYIRPVVIFNTTALGIFPKERPVSVAIGAMEWEKYLGEAYRRGARVTVVKWRRPPPDVLPIGAKALGNYLNSYLATVEAREKGFDEALMLDYRGFVSEGPGENIFAVLGGKLVTPPPSASILPGITRDTIMRLARELEGVEVVEADLTLGQLLSAEEAFFVGTAAEVTPIVEVDGVSIGDGEPGPLTRRLQRLYEDLVRGRLKEYSSWITRVT, encoded by the coding sequence GTGCCCACTCTGGTGGTCGACGTGGTGAGATGGGGCTCGAAGATATGGTTCGATGGCAAGCTCATCGAATTCAACGAAGCCAAGATCCACGTCATGACGCACTCGCTTCATTACGGCGTGGGAGTCTTCGAAGGCATCAGGGCCTACAGATTAGACGACGGGTCGGTCGGCGTATTCAGGCTTGACGACCACCTGAGGAGGCTCGAATTCTCGGCCAAAATCTACAGGCTCAAGCTGCCCTATACGCTCGAGCAGCTGAGAGAGGCCGTGATCGCCGTCGTGAGGGAGTCGGGCTTCGGCGACTGCTACATTAGGCCCGTCGTGATCTTCAACACGACGGCCCTCGGCATATTCCCGAAAGAGAGGCCCGTCTCTGTGGCGATAGGAGCAATGGAGTGGGAGAAATACTTAGGAGAAGCCTATAGGCGTGGAGCGAGAGTCACCGTGGTCAAGTGGAGGAGGCCTCCACCCGACGTACTCCCCATCGGCGCCAAGGCTCTCGGCAACTACTTGAACAGCTACCTCGCCACGGTAGAAGCGAGGGAAAAGGGCTTTGACGAGGCCCTCATGCTCGACTACAGGGGGTTCGTTAGCGAGGGCCCGGGCGAGAACATATTCGCCGTGTTAGGCGGAAAGCTCGTGACTCCCCCGCCTAGCGCCAGCATACTGCCTGGCATCACCAGAGACACCATAATGAGGCTCGCGCGAGAGCTAGAAGGGGTGGAGGTCGTCGAGGCGGACCTCACGCTCGGGCAGCTCCTCTCGGCCGAGGAGGCCTTCTTCGTGGGCACGGCGGCCGAGGTCACACCAATAGTGGAGGTGGACGGTGTCTCGATAGGCGACGGAGAGCCCGGCCCTCTGACGAGGAGGCTGCAGAGGCTCTACGAGGACCTAGTGCGCGGGAGGCTCAAGGAGTACTCGAGCTGGATAACGCGTGTGACTTGA
- a CDS encoding IMP dehydrogenase: MGGIGVIRRNMSIEKQVERVAYVKRADPSPRGEVLRLDRASVVEEPISTMSGASFKAALIGRPERERFLLVDLREPEEARRLLAKAPALASLEEPHGLRPTLDEAGRLAVGAAVGGVRSEEGRDSGLGRSRRPRDRRGSLPRQESREVRRLHGEARLGRHRGGQSRAKEGVLDALSSVERIDGPRVGMSSGSACKTSEVAGAGVPTLTAVINARRALEGQGLFGGVPS; this comes from the coding sequence TTGGGAGGGATCGGAGTGATACGCAGGAACATGAGCATTGAGAAGCAGGTCGAGCGAGTAGCATACGTCAAGAGGGCTGACCCCTCGCCCCGGGGCGAGGTCTTGAGGCTCGACCGTGCGAGTGTTGTCGAGGAGCCAATCTCGACGATGAGCGGGGCCTCTTTCAAGGCTGCCCTAATCGGAAGGCCGGAACGCGAGAGATTCCTGTTGGTCGACTTGAGAGAGCCCGAGGAGGCTCGCAGGCTTCTCGCCAAGGCGCCCGCCCTCGCGTCTCTCGAGGAGCCCCACGGTTTGAGACCGACGCTAGATGAAGCGGGAAGACTCGCCGTCGGAGCGGCCGTGGGGGGCGTACGATCTGAAGAGGGCCGAGACTCTGGACTCGGCCGGAGCCGACGTCCTCGTGATAGACGCGGCTCACTTCCACGACAAGAAAGCCGTGAGGTCCGCCGCTTACACGGTGAAGCGCGTCTCGGCCGACATCGTGGTGGACAATCTCGGGCAAAGGAGGGCGTTCTCGATGCTCTCAGCTCGGTCGAGAGGATCGATGGGCCGAGAGTCGGGATGTCGAGCGGCAGCGCATGCAAGACCAGCGAGGTGGCGGGGGCCGGGGTCCCTACGCTGACCGCTGTTATCAATGCGAGAAGAGCGCTCGAGGGACAAGGCCTCTTCGGCGGGGTCCCATCATAG
- a CDS encoding IMP dehydrogenase, protein MARASVAMSGRLFAPCNEASSQLIGVGDKLYINLYRGMGSATSMRRRFSADRYSRPSKTIEEGVEGLVEYWGSLAEILAELMGEMKTGLGYAGAKSIEDSWRCESAKISPVGSRELRPPRHEDPAAWLGFARD, encoded by the coding sequence ATGGCCAGGGCCTCCGTCGCCATGAGCGGCAGACTCTTTGCTCCTTGCAACGAGGCTTCGAGCCAACTCATTGGGGTCGGAGACAAACTGTATATAAACCTCTATAGGGGTATGGGGAGCGCCACCTCCATGAGGAGAAGATTCTCGGCAGACAGATACTCGAGGCCCTCCAAGACGATAGAGGAGGGGGTGGAGGGCTTGGTCGAGTATTGGGGTAGCCTCGCCGAGATCTTGGCGGAGCTCATGGGAGAGATGAAGACCGGTTTAGGGTATGCTGGCGCGAAATCCATCGAGGACTCGTGGAGGTGCGAATCGGCTAAGATTTCTCCGGTTGGCTCGAGAGAGCTGCGCCCCCCACGACATGAAGACCCCGCAGCATGGCTAGGCTTCGCGCGAGATTAA
- the pdxT gene encoding pyridoxal 5'-phosphate synthase glutaminase subunit PdxT produces the protein MRVGVLALQGGFIEHIHHVRRACAEAGLSCETVLVRSPRELRGLDALVLPGGESTTLLKLARAAGLLGGIRDLLSSGIPALATCAGAIVLAEKIVDSRTGKSMEGGLGLLSAEIARNYFGRQRESFEVDLDLRFDGGERFRAVFIRAPAFIRFTSSRIRSLAELSGVSVAVEQDNIVATAFHPELVEDHRVHAYALMRAARS, from the coding sequence GTGAGGGTAGGGGTCTTAGCTCTCCAGGGCGGCTTCATTGAGCACATCCACCACGTGAGGAGAGCGTGCGCCGAGGCGGGCCTGAGCTGCGAGACGGTGCTAGTCAGAAGCCCGAGGGAGCTGAGGGGTCTCGATGCTCTCGTGCTGCCCGGCGGGGAGTCGACTACTCTGCTAAAGCTGGCTAGAGCAGCCGGCCTCCTCGGCGGGATCCGAGATCTGCTCTCCTCCGGGATCCCGGCTCTGGCTACATGCGCTGGGGCCATCGTGCTCGCCGAGAAGATCGTCGACTCGAGGACGGGCAAGTCTATGGAAGGGGGCCTCGGTCTGCTGAGCGCAGAGATAGCGAGGAATTACTTCGGAAGGCAGAGAGAATCCTTCGAAGTGGACCTTGACCTGAGATTCGATGGGGGAGAGCGTTTCAGAGCCGTCTTCATCAGAGCTCCGGCATTCATTAGATTCACCTCGAGCAGGATCAGGTCTCTGGCCGAGCTCTCGGGAGTCTCCGTGGCGGTCGAGCAGGACAACATCGTCGCGACGGCCTTTCACCCCGAGCTGGTCGAAGATCATCGAGTCCACGCTTACGCGCTGATGAGAGCGGCGCGCTCTTAA
- the pdxS gene encoding pyridoxal 5'-phosphate synthase lyase subunit PdxS produces MPRLPRPAHNESLVEVGFEAIIEFFYRLAEVAESLRGEGLWFRYGPERLPERIDVPRRGTLRVKHGFPIYQRGGVCMDVTNAGQAEIAEEAGAVSVMVLDKLPYDVRRAGGVARMADPKVIKEVMEVITIPVTAKVRIGHYAEALILEQLGVDAIDESEVLTPADEERHINKWLFDVPFINGARNLGEALRRIYEGASWIRTKGEAGTGNVSEAVKHMRTINSEIARLGALSPEERLKLSRELGVPPELAELTARLRRLPVINFAAGGIATPADAALMMWLGADGNFVGSGIFKSQDPEVRAEAIVLATAFWDDPDKVLEAQSMISETKSMMGIDIRSLKPEELLQVRGQ; encoded by the coding sequence TTGCCCAGGCTTCCCAGGCCCGCCCACAACGAGTCTCTCGTAGAGGTGGGCTTCGAAGCTATAATAGAGTTCTTCTATCGATTGGCCGAGGTCGCCGAGTCCCTGAGAGGAGAGGGCCTCTGGTTCAGGTACGGTCCCGAGAGGCTCCCCGAGCGCATCGATGTGCCGAGGCGGGGAACTCTCCGCGTCAAGCACGGGTTCCCAATCTATCAGAGAGGCGGCGTCTGCATGGACGTGACCAACGCCGGGCAAGCCGAGATAGCAGAGGAGGCGGGAGCCGTGTCCGTTATGGTCCTTGACAAGTTACCATACGACGTGAGGAGAGCGGGGGGAGTCGCGAGGATGGCAGACCCCAAAGTGATCAAAGAGGTCATGGAGGTCATCACGATCCCCGTCACGGCTAAGGTCAGAATAGGACATTACGCGGAGGCTCTGATACTCGAGCAGCTAGGCGTGGACGCCATAGACGAGTCCGAGGTCCTCACGCCAGCCGATGAGGAGAGGCACATCAATAAGTGGCTATTCGACGTCCCCTTCATAAACGGGGCGAGAAACCTGGGCGAAGCTCTCAGGAGGATCTACGAGGGAGCCTCGTGGATCAGGACCAAGGGGGAAGCCGGCACCGGAAACGTATCTGAGGCGGTCAAGCACATGAGGACGATAAACTCCGAGATAGCGAGGCTCGGAGCTCTGAGCCCGGAGGAGAGGCTGAAGCTCTCCCGTGAGCTGGGGGTCCCCCCAGAGCTCGCCGAGCTCACAGCCAGGCTGAGGAGGCTCCCAGTGATAAACTTCGCGGCGGGAGGCATAGCGACCCCGGCAGATGCCGCTCTCATGATGTGGCTCGGAGCCGACGGGAACTTCGTGGGTTCGGGCATCTTCAAGTCCCAAGACCCCGAGGTCAGGGCCGAGGCCATAGTTCTGGCCACGGCCTTCTGGGACGACCCGGACAAAGTGCTAGAGGCTCAGTCGATGATATCGGAGACGAAGTCGATGATGGGCATAGACATCAGGTCGCTCAAACCCGAGGAGCTCCTCCAGGTGAGGGGTCAGTGA